The following are encoded in a window of Streptomyces sp. SAT1 genomic DNA:
- the hisC gene encoding histidinol-phosphate transaminase, with protein sequence MSETNPKLRAELEGIPTYKPGKAAAGDGPVAYKLSSNENPYPPLPGVMETVTAAASSFNRYPDMACTDLVNELAERFGVPAAHVATGTGSVGVAQQLIQATSGPGDEVMYAWRSFEAYPIITQISGATSVKVPLTPGDVHDLDAMADAITERTRLIFVCNPNNPTGTVVRRAELERFLDRVPGDVLVVLDEAYREFIRDPEVPDGAVLYRDRPNVCVLRTFSKAYGLAGLRVGFAIAHEPVAAALRKTAVPFGVSQLAQEAAIASLRAEDELLGRVGSLVCERTRVVDALRAQGWTVPETQANFVWLRLGERTAAFAETCERAGVVVRPFPGEGVRVTVAETEANDIFLKTAEAFFKEV encoded by the coding sequence GTGAGCGAGACGAACCCGAAGCTGCGCGCCGAGCTGGAGGGCATCCCCACCTACAAGCCCGGCAAGGCCGCCGCGGGCGACGGCCCGGTGGCGTACAAGCTGTCCTCCAACGAGAACCCCTATCCGCCGCTGCCCGGTGTCATGGAGACCGTGACGGCGGCGGCCTCCTCCTTCAACCGGTACCCGGACATGGCCTGCACCGATCTGGTCAACGAACTGGCCGAGCGCTTCGGCGTGCCGGCCGCGCACGTGGCCACCGGCACCGGTTCCGTCGGGGTGGCCCAGCAGCTGATCCAGGCCACCAGCGGCCCCGGCGACGAGGTCATGTACGCCTGGCGGTCCTTCGAGGCGTATCCGATCATCACGCAGATCAGCGGCGCGACCTCGGTGAAGGTGCCGCTCACGCCGGGCGATGTGCACGACCTGGACGCGATGGCGGACGCGATCACCGAGCGCACCCGCCTGATCTTCGTGTGCAATCCCAACAACCCGACCGGCACGGTGGTGCGCCGGGCCGAGCTGGAACGGTTCCTCGACCGGGTGCCCGGCGATGTGCTGGTGGTGCTGGACGAGGCCTACCGCGAGTTCATCCGGGACCCCGAGGTGCCGGACGGCGCCGTGCTCTACCGGGACCGGCCCAACGTCTGCGTGCTGCGCACCTTCTCCAAGGCGTACGGCCTCGCCGGACTGCGGGTGGGGTTCGCCATCGCCCACGAGCCGGTCGCGGCGGCGCTGCGCAAGACGGCCGTGCCGTTCGGGGTGAGCCAGCTCGCGCAGGAAGCGGCGATCGCCTCCCTGCGGGCGGAGGACGAGCTGCTGGGCCGGGTGGGCTCGCTGGTGTGCGAGCGCACGCGCGTGGTCGACGCGCTGCGCGCGCAGGGCTGGACCGTTCCCGAGACGCAGGCCAACTTCGTGTGGCTGCGGCTGGGGGAGCGCACGGCGGCCTTCGCCGAGACCTGTGAGCGTGCGGGCGTGGTCGTGCGGCCGTTCCCCGGCGAGGGGGTGCGGGTGACCGTCGCGGAGACCGAGGCGAACGACATCTTCCTGAAGACGGCCGAGGCGTTCTTCAAGGAAGTCTGA
- a CDS encoding LacI family DNA-binding transcriptional regulator codes for MTAAGKHQVSRADTSRRGSRPGRAGIRDVAAAAGVSITTVSDALNGKGRLPDATRRHVREVADRLGYRPSAAARTLRTGKSGLIGLTVTTYGDEPFTFTEFAYFAEMARAATSAALARGYALVILPATSRHDVWSNVALDGTVVIDPSDQDPVVSELVRQGLPVVSDGRPAGALPVTAWVDNDHEAAVLDILDHLAEAGARRIGLLTGTTTDTYTHLSTTAYLRWCERVGQDPVYESYPAHDPCAGAVAADRLLARPDRPDAVYGLFDPNGTDLLAAARRYGLRVPDDLLLVCCSESTVYANTEPPITTLSLKPRRIGTAVVQLLIDAIEGVESDQPVEQVIPTELIVRTSSQRRPPRTTVSPPRSPEEQ; via the coding sequence ATGACAGCAGCAGGGAAGCACCAGGTGAGCCGCGCGGATACCTCTCGTCGAGGCAGCCGGCCGGGTCGGGCGGGCATCAGAGACGTGGCCGCCGCCGCCGGAGTCTCCATCACAACCGTCTCCGATGCCCTCAACGGCAAGGGCCGGCTCCCGGACGCCACCCGCCGCCATGTCCGTGAGGTCGCCGACCGGCTGGGGTACCGCCCCTCGGCCGCAGCACGCACGCTCCGTACCGGGAAGTCGGGCCTCATCGGCCTGACCGTGACGACGTACGGGGATGAACCTTTCACCTTCACCGAGTTCGCGTACTTCGCCGAGATGGCGCGGGCCGCCACCTCGGCCGCGCTCGCCCGCGGCTACGCGCTCGTCATCCTCCCGGCGACCTCGCGCCACGACGTGTGGTCGAACGTCGCCCTGGACGGCACGGTCGTCATCGACCCCTCCGACCAGGACCCGGTCGTCAGCGAGCTGGTCCGGCAGGGCTTACCGGTGGTCAGCGACGGCCGCCCGGCCGGCGCCCTCCCGGTCACCGCCTGGGTCGACAACGACCACGAGGCCGCCGTCCTCGACATCCTCGACCACCTCGCCGAGGCCGGCGCCCGCCGCATCGGCCTGCTCACCGGCACCACCACCGACACGTACACCCATCTGTCGACGACCGCCTACCTGCGCTGGTGCGAGCGCGTCGGCCAGGACCCGGTCTACGAGTCCTACCCCGCCCACGATCCGTGCGCGGGCGCCGTCGCCGCCGACCGGCTGCTGGCACGCCCGGACCGGCCCGACGCCGTCTACGGGCTGTTCGACCCCAACGGCACGGACCTGCTCGCCGCCGCCCGCCGCTACGGCCTGCGTGTCCCCGACGACCTGCTGCTGGTGTGCTGCAGCGAGTCCACGGTCTACGCCAACACCGAGCCGCCGATCACCACGCTCTCCCTCAAACCGCGCCGCATCGGCACCGCGGTGGTCCAGCTCCTCATCGACGCCATCGAGGGAGTCGAGTCGGACCAGCCGGTCGAGCAGGTCATACCGACCGAGCTGATCGTGCGCACCTCCTCGCAGCGGCGCCCGCCGCGCACGACCGTCAGCCCGCCCCGGTCACCGGAGGAGCAGTAG
- a CDS encoding metallophosphoesterase has product MVEGSMTQGAGQGPEVERTATLRDFRVPAYMNEAAPYPPGAPPAESAPPLEEDRPAPEEGYPDVYTPTQRDLPVIHRGDTVQVTVDPVAAQAPAGPGPLFVVGDVHGYLDQLVAALQEQGLVDAAGQWCAGTARLWFLGDFTDRGPDGIGVIDLVMRLSAEAAAAGGYCKALMGNHELLLLGAKRFGDTPVNSGAGTATFQAAWLLNGGQKSDMDRLQDHHLQWMARLDAMEEVDGYLLVHSDTTSYLDYGDSIEAVNDTVHDTLTRNDADECWDLFRKFTKRFSFRDEGGADAVRSLLGTYGGARIVHGHSPIPYLLGEVGSEDGDETAGPVVEGPHVYAEGLAIAMDGGVTMAGKLLVQQLPLDF; this is encoded by the coding sequence ATGGTGGAGGGGTCGATGACTCAGGGGGCCGGTCAGGGACCCGAGGTGGAGCGGACGGCGACACTGCGCGACTTCCGCGTGCCCGCGTACATGAACGAGGCCGCTCCGTACCCCCCCGGCGCGCCTCCCGCCGAGAGCGCGCCGCCGCTCGAGGAGGACCGCCCGGCGCCCGAGGAGGGCTACCCGGACGTGTACACGCCGACCCAGCGTGACCTGCCCGTCATCCACCGCGGCGACACGGTCCAGGTGACGGTGGACCCTGTCGCCGCGCAGGCCCCGGCCGGGCCCGGACCGCTGTTCGTCGTCGGCGACGTGCACGGCTATCTCGACCAACTGGTCGCCGCGCTCCAGGAACAGGGACTTGTCGACGCCGCAGGCCAGTGGTGCGCCGGCACCGCGCGGCTGTGGTTCCTCGGCGACTTCACCGACCGCGGCCCGGACGGCATCGGCGTCATCGATCTGGTGATGCGGCTGTCCGCCGAGGCGGCGGCGGCCGGCGGCTACTGCAAGGCCCTCATGGGCAACCACGAGCTTCTGCTGCTGGGTGCCAAGCGGTTCGGCGACACCCCCGTCAACTCCGGTGCGGGCACCGCCACCTTCCAGGCGGCCTGGCTGCTCAACGGCGGCCAGAAGTCCGACATGGACCGCCTCCAGGACCACCACCTGCAGTGGATGGCCCGCCTCGACGCGATGGAGGAGGTCGACGGCTACCTCCTCGTGCACTCCGACACCACCTCCTACCTCGACTACGGCGACTCGATCGAAGCGGTCAACGACACGGTCCACGACACCCTCACGCGCAATGACGCGGACGAGTGCTGGGACCTGTTCCGCAAGTTCACCAAGCGCTTCTCCTTCCGTGACGAGGGCGGCGCCGACGCCGTGCGCTCGCTGCTCGGCACCTACGGCGGCGCCCGCATCGTGCACGGCCACAGCCCCATCCCGTATCTGCTGGGCGAAGTCGGCTCCGAGGACGGCGACGAGACCGCGGGCCCCGTCGTGGAGGGACCGCACGTCTACGCCGAGGGCCTCGCCATCGCCATGGACGGCGGCGTGACGATGGCCGGAAAACTGCTGGTCCAGCAACTTCCGCTGGACTTCTGA
- the thiC gene encoding phosphomethylpyrimidine synthase ThiC: MTNKDARTPASVQDEQSQEAGKSIGWHKAYVEGTRPDLRVPVRQVHLTNGESVTLYDTSGAYTDPLVNTDVRRGLPPLRENWIIARGDTEEYAGRPVRPEDDGIKHTSPRGGLRNLDAVFPGRPRQPRRGRGGEAVTQLAYARRGEITPEMEFVALRENVSPEVVREEIAAGRAVLPANVNHPEIEPMIIGKRFLVKVNANIGNSAVTSSIEEEVEKMTWATRWGADTVMDLSTGRNIHTTREWVLRNSPVPIGTVPLYQALEKVDGRAEELTWEVYKDTVIEQAEQGVDYMTVHAGVRLAYVPLTANRKTGIVSRGGSIMAAWCLAHHRESFLYENFEELCEILAAYDVTYSLGDGLRPGSIADANDEAQFAELRTLGELNTIAKRFHVQTMIEGPGHVPMHKIKENIDLQQEICDEAPFYTLGPLTTDVAPAYDHITSGIGAAMIAWWGTAMLCYVTPKEHLGLPNRDDVKTGVITYKIAAHAADLAKGHPGAQEWDDALSDARFEFRWEDQFNLALDPDTAREFHDETLPAEPAKTAHFCSMCGPKFCSMKISQDIRREHGTGRAEADIAEGMAQKSKEFAAAGNRVYLPIAE; encoded by the coding sequence ATGACCAACAAGGACGCACGCACGCCTGCCTCCGTCCAGGACGAACAGTCCCAGGAGGCCGGGAAATCCATCGGCTGGCACAAGGCGTATGTCGAGGGCACCCGCCCCGACCTGCGGGTGCCGGTCCGTCAGGTGCACCTCACCAACGGGGAGTCGGTCACCCTCTACGACACCTCGGGCGCGTACACCGACCCGCTCGTGAACACCGACGTCCGGCGCGGTCTGCCGCCGCTGCGGGAGAACTGGATCATCGCCCGCGGCGACACCGAGGAGTACGCGGGCCGTCCCGTCCGTCCCGAGGACGACGGGATCAAGCACACCTCGCCGCGCGGAGGACTGCGCAACCTCGACGCGGTGTTCCCCGGCCGGCCGCGCCAGCCGCGGCGGGGACGCGGCGGAGAGGCGGTGACGCAGCTGGCCTATGCGCGCCGCGGGGAGATCACCCCCGAGATGGAGTTCGTGGCCCTCCGGGAGAACGTCTCCCCCGAGGTCGTCCGCGAGGAGATCGCCGCGGGCCGTGCGGTGCTCCCGGCCAACGTGAACCACCCGGAGATCGAGCCGATGATCATCGGCAAGCGGTTCCTGGTGAAGGTCAACGCCAACATCGGCAACTCCGCGGTCACCTCGTCGATCGAGGAGGAGGTCGAGAAGATGACGTGGGCGACCCGCTGGGGCGCCGACACCGTCATGGACCTCTCCACCGGCCGCAACATCCACACCACGCGCGAGTGGGTGCTGCGCAACTCCCCCGTGCCCATCGGCACGGTGCCGCTCTACCAGGCCCTGGAGAAGGTCGACGGCAGGGCCGAGGAGCTGACCTGGGAGGTCTACAAGGACACGGTCATCGAGCAGGCCGAACAGGGCGTGGACTATATGACGGTCCACGCCGGCGTACGCCTCGCGTATGTGCCGCTGACCGCGAACCGCAAGACCGGCATCGTCTCGCGCGGCGGCTCGATCATGGCGGCCTGGTGCCTCGCCCACCACAGGGAGTCGTTCCTCTACGAGAACTTCGAGGAACTCTGCGAGATCCTCGCCGCCTACGACGTCACGTACTCGCTCGGCGACGGCCTCAGGCCCGGATCCATCGCGGACGCCAACGACGAGGCACAGTTCGCGGAGCTGCGCACGCTCGGGGAACTCAACACGATCGCCAAGCGTTTCCACGTACAGACGATGATCGAGGGCCCGGGACATGTCCCGATGCACAAGATCAAGGAGAACATCGACCTTCAGCAGGAGATCTGCGATGAAGCTCCGTTCTATACGCTCGGACCGCTGACGACGGACGTCGCCCCGGCGTACGACCACATCACCTCCGGTATCGGCGCCGCCATGATCGCCTGGTGGGGCACGGCCATGCTCTGCTACGTCACGCCCAAGGAACACCTGGGCCTGCCCAACCGCGACGACGTCAAGACCGGCGTCATCACCTACAAGATCGCCGCCCACGCGGCCGACCTCGCCAAGGGGCACCCGGGAGCCCAGGAGTGGGACGACGCGCTCTCCGACGCCCGGTTCGAGTTCCGGTGGGAGGATCAGTTCAATCTGGCCCTCGACCCGGACACGGCCCGGGAGTTCCACGACGAAACCCTTCCGGCGGAACCCGCCAAGACCGCCCACTTCTGCTCCATGTGCGGTCCGAAGTTCTGCTCGATGAAGATCTCGCAGGACATCCGCCGCGAGCACGGCACCGGCCGGGCCGAGGCCGACATCGCGGAGGGCATGGCCCAGAAGTCGAAGGAGTTCGCCGCCGCGGGCAACCGGGTGTACCTGCCGATCGCGGAGTGA